From uncultured Desulfobacter sp., the proteins below share one genomic window:
- a CDS encoding TonB-dependent receptor — protein MKKMYGLAWVVFLMVCCIATSGFAKAKQNAAHETTTDTTKKQEENTQDVSSDSDIQKHTRSNGINNNEIVKGKESHDTKEASHKDVLLDSVTVTAQKIEENIQEVPISMSVFDAISLEDKSIDTVEDIGKYTPGLQILPGGALKATPSMRGLYSNYTTRSSVAGLFVDGIPITRGTGFDETLIDIERVEVLKGPQGTLYGKNTEVGAVNVITKKPDNETRGKVKGTLGSDGKQEYVFNVSGPVIRDKFYIGVAGKHYEKDGYIKNINTGEDEDGREHNYGKINLRYTPTDDLEFSLVSSRIKYNNGATTVGTKKTNEREVSSDFETFNHSDVFMSSLNVTYNFNQKLSLSSISSHREHKEEKADDFDYSDDYYYYHVVNDNNYKTFSQELRINYEDDTIKLVSGLFYDTADLDYNKDIDKWNSSSIKIQNVDSDSLGIFSHLTYSINDKLSILGGLRFDRDEQTYKDSTQTIESDEDEISPKVGLTYNLSKNMMSYVTIAKGYRHGGFNIFAPKNYSKTFDTETLYSYEIGLKGTILENRLYFDTAIYYMDIDDMQVDEIVEASTVIKSNAAKATSKGIEVSINLRASDNITLFYSATIILSG, from the coding sequence ATGAAAAAGATGTATGGTTTGGCATGGGTAGTTTTTCTTATGGTTTGTTGTATTGCAACATCAGGATTTGCAAAGGCGAAGCAGAACGCCGCCCATGAAACGACAACGGACACCACCAAAAAGCAGGAGGAGAATACCCAGGATGTTTCTTCCGACAGTGATATTCAAAAACATACCAGGAGCAATGGAATAAATAATAACGAGATTGTTAAAGGCAAAGAAAGTCATGATACAAAGGAAGCATCTCATAAAGACGTTTTATTAGATAGCGTAACGGTAACAGCACAGAAAATAGAAGAGAATATACAAGAGGTCCCTATATCAATGAGTGTATTTGATGCGATTTCTTTAGAAGACAAAAGTATAGATACTGTTGAAGATATAGGAAAGTACACCCCTGGACTTCAAATACTACCTGGAGGTGCTTTGAAAGCGACACCGTCAATGAGAGGACTTTATTCAAATTATACGACACGAAGTTCTGTTGCAGGACTTTTTGTAGACGGCATACCGATCACTCGAGGCACAGGTTTTGACGAAACTTTAATTGATATTGAGAGGGTTGAAGTACTAAAAGGTCCACAAGGAACACTCTATGGGAAAAATACCGAAGTTGGTGCCGTAAACGTGATTACCAAAAAACCAGACAATGAAACACGGGGAAAAGTAAAAGGGACTTTGGGTTCGGATGGCAAACAAGAGTATGTTTTTAATGTAAGCGGTCCGGTTATAAGAGATAAGTTTTATATTGGTGTAGCAGGAAAACACTATGAAAAAGATGGTTATATAAAAAATATAAACACTGGAGAAGACGAAGACGGAAGAGAACACAATTACGGAAAAATCAATCTTCGATATACCCCAACGGACGATCTTGAATTCTCATTGGTATCTTCAAGAATAAAATACAATAATGGTGCAACTACAGTGGGAACTAAAAAAACCAATGAAAGAGAAGTATCAAGTGATTTTGAAACGTTTAATCATTCTGATGTATTCATGTCATCTCTTAATGTCACCTATAATTTCAATCAAAAATTATCATTGTCTTCAATTTCATCTCATAGAGAACATAAAGAGGAAAAAGCTGATGACTTTGATTATTCAGATGACTACTATTACTACCATGTAGTTAATGATAATAACTATAAAACATTTTCACAAGAATTACGAATAAACTATGAAGATGATACTATAAAGCTGGTTTCAGGACTATTCTATGATACAGCGGATTTGGATTATAATAAAGACATTGATAAATGGAATTCTTCATCAATAAAAATTCAAAATGTTGATAGTGATTCATTAGGTATCTTTTCCCATTTAACATACAGCATCAACGATAAGTTATCTATTTTAGGAGGATTACGATTTGATAGAGATGAACAGACATATAAAGATTCAACACAGACCATAGAATCAGATGAGGATGAAATATCTCCCAAAGTAGGTTTAACTTATAATTTATCAAAAAATATGATGAGCTATGTGACCATAGCAAAAGGGTATCGACACGGTGGATTTAATATATTTGCACCTAAAAATTATTCTAAAACTTTTGACACGGAGACTTTATACTCATATGAAATTGGATTAAAGGGAACGATCTTAGAGAATAGACTGTATTTTGATACGGCTATTTATTATATGGATATAGATGATATGCAGGTTGATGAAATTGTAGAGGCTTCTACCGTAATCAAATCCAATGCAGCAAAAGCTACTTCAAAAGGCATAGAAGTATCAATAAACTTACGAGCAAGTGACAACATTACTCTTTTTTATTCTGCGACAATTATCTTGTCCGGTTGA
- a CDS encoding AraC family transcriptional regulator encodes MKTIQLSPPQPTAIPNQNRIDIPSSVGKGGIDILPFASGLQLMFVDMQLKQPTVFQGFLEKPSVCFGFCLKGKFHYRPSCLDQPFTVNAGDSGFFYYPRSVEAFEKATDKQRLRIHLILESEHLFKVVHGDEDRFYPVLKSIEKKTPCRIGHNITPVMRAVLYQMLHCPYHGMTRQLFLEGKAMELLSHKMEQLKSGSISGTPMKSSDTERIHQAAQLLVHDLEHPPNIMTLANSVGLNRNKLHLCFRQVFGLSPFEFLRNQRLQTAMVLLQDSEINVTQAAMMVGYSNMSYFTRSFKSMFGITPSHLRKSPSTAPPN; translated from the coding sequence ATGAAAACAATTCAACTTTCTCCTCCTCAACCAACGGCAATCCCCAATCAGAATAGAATCGATATTCCTTCATCGGTAGGTAAAGGGGGAATTGATATTCTTCCCTTTGCCTCTGGGCTTCAATTGATGTTTGTTGACATGCAACTTAAACAGCCAACGGTTTTCCAAGGCTTTTTGGAAAAGCCGTCTGTTTGTTTCGGTTTTTGCCTTAAAGGAAAATTTCATTACCGACCCTCCTGTCTTGATCAGCCGTTTACAGTGAATGCTGGAGACAGTGGTTTTTTTTATTATCCAAGGAGTGTTGAAGCTTTTGAAAAAGCAACAGATAAACAAAGGCTTAGGATTCATTTGATATTGGAAAGCGAACATTTATTTAAGGTGGTACACGGGGATGAAGACCGGTTTTATCCAGTACTGAAAAGTATAGAAAAAAAAACTCCTTGCCGCATTGGTCATAACATAACTCCTGTGATGCGGGCGGTTTTGTATCAGATGCTCCATTGCCCCTACCATGGGATGACCCGGCAGCTTTTCCTTGAAGGCAAGGCCATGGAACTTCTATCCCATAAGATGGAACAGCTCAAATCCGGGTCTATTTCTGGAACGCCAATGAAATCTTCTGATACAGAACGTATTCACCAGGCCGCCCAATTGCTTGTCCATGACCTGGAACATCCACCCAACATCATGACGCTGGCCAATTCTGTAGGATTAAACCGAAATAAACTGCATCTTTGTTTTCGTCAGGTTTTTGGACTCTCTCCCTTTGAATTCTTACGTAACCAACGCCTGCAAACGGCCATGGTGCTGTTGCAGGACAGCGAAATCAATGTCACCCAGGCGGCAATGATGGTGGGCTACTCAAATATGAGCTATTTTACCAGGTCCTTTAAATCAATGTTTGGAATCACGCCCAGCCACTTGCGAAAATCCCCATCAACCGCTCCTCCAAACTGA
- a CDS encoding GNAT family N-acetyltransferase, translated as MPDLLIKLYELQFEQYRKEHFDCEFKIVRPLSCDKSKVIEFVRREFNESWANECERSFSNVPVSCFIGVKDQKIIGFACYDATAKGFFGPIGIKPEARKKGIATQLLFSCLSDMWDNEYGYAIVGWVDENHIDFYQKNTFATVIPESSPGIYKRMIDMK; from the coding sequence ATGCCGGATTTATTGATAAAACTCTATGAGTTGCAGTTCGAACAGTATCGAAAGGAACATTTTGATTGTGAATTTAAAATTGTTCGACCGCTATCCTGCGACAAAAGTAAAGTGATTGAATTTGTACGAAGGGAATTTAATGAAAGCTGGGCCAATGAATGTGAAAGAAGTTTTTCAAACGTACCCGTTTCTTGTTTTATTGGTGTAAAAGACCAAAAAATTATTGGATTCGCTTGCTACGATGCCACGGCAAAAGGATTCTTTGGACCCATTGGTATTAAACCGGAGGCAAGAAAAAAGGGCATTGCCACCCAACTTCTTTTTTCTTGCTTGAGTGACATGTGGGATAATGAATATGGATATGCCATTGTTGGATGGGTTGATGAAAACCATATTGACTTTTACCAAAAAAACACCTTCGCCACGGTAATTCCCGAATCCAGTCCCGGAATTTATAAAAGGATGATCGATATGAAATAA
- a CDS encoding nucleoside transporter C-terminal domain-containing protein, whose product MFQSILGLFAFLGVAVILSENKKRISARLIISAIALQLVFGVVTLKFAWVRQGFLYLNGLVAALSKATGEGTAMVFGYVGGGPLPFQESYPGASFILAFQFLPLVLVMSALSALLFYWKIIPAVVRFFSMILNKTLGTGGAEGIGISANVFVGMVEAPLLVKPYLATMTRSELFTLMTCGMATIAGTVMVLYATILKPVIPGILGHILTASIISAPAAILISKVMIPETKDVTEGKLSTPTVYKSVMDALTKGTMSGIDLLINIVAMIIVLVAMVSLVNMVLGLMPLFKGEPFTLQRILGWVMAPATWLMGIPWSEAPATGALMGTKTILNEFIAYLDLTRLPAGEISERSRIIISYAMCGFANPGSLGIMIGGMGGMVPERRDEIVSLGLRSIIAGTLATCMTGAVAGIFL is encoded by the coding sequence ATGTTTCAAAGTATTTTGGGGCTGTTTGCGTTTTTAGGTGTTGCTGTTATATTAAGCGAAAATAAAAAAAGGATCTCCGCCAGGCTGATCATTTCAGCAATTGCACTGCAACTTGTTTTTGGCGTGGTGACATTGAAATTCGCATGGGTACGCCAAGGCTTTCTTTACTTAAACGGTTTGGTGGCAGCGCTTTCAAAGGCAACCGGCGAGGGCACGGCCATGGTGTTCGGATACGTTGGCGGCGGCCCGCTTCCTTTCCAGGAATCTTATCCCGGGGCTTCGTTTATCCTCGCATTTCAATTCTTACCTCTGGTTCTGGTGATGAGCGCGTTGTCTGCGTTGTTGTTTTACTGGAAAATTATCCCTGCCGTGGTGCGTTTTTTCAGTATGATTCTAAATAAAACACTGGGCACCGGGGGTGCTGAAGGCATCGGGATTTCAGCCAATGTTTTTGTAGGTATGGTTGAGGCGCCTTTGCTGGTTAAGCCGTATTTAGCTACCATGACGCGAAGTGAGTTGTTTACATTAATGACCTGCGGCATGGCCACCATCGCAGGTACGGTCATGGTGCTTTATGCCACGATTCTTAAGCCTGTGATCCCCGGTATTTTAGGTCATATTCTTACCGCTTCCATCATCAGTGCACCGGCTGCGATTTTGATTTCAAAGGTCATGATTCCTGAAACCAAAGACGTAACAGAAGGCAAGCTGTCCACGCCAACGGTTTATAAAAGCGTCATGGATGCCTTAACCAAGGGCACGATGTCCGGGATTGATCTTCTGATTAATATCGTGGCCATGATCATAGTGCTCGTGGCCATGGTGAGCCTGGTCAATATGGTACTAGGACTGATGCCGTTGTTCAAAGGGGAGCCGTTTACCCTGCAGCGGATTTTAGGCTGGGTTATGGCACCGGCAACATGGCTGATGGGCATCCCCTGGTCCGAAGCCCCTGCCACCGGCGCTTTGATGGGCACCAAAACCATTCTCAACGAATTCATCGCGTACCTTGATCTGACCCGTCTTCCGGCAGGCGAAATCAGTGAACGCAGCCGCATTATTATCTCATACGCCATGTGTGGTTTTGCTAATCCCGGCAGCCTGGGGATTATGATCGGCGGCATGGGTGGCATGGTGCCGGAAAGAAGGGATGAAATCGTATCTTTAGGACTACGTTCCATCATTGCCGGCACTTTGGCCACATGTATGACTGGCGCCGTTGCAGGGATTTTTTTATAG
- a CDS encoding IS1595 family transposase codes for MVAGHKGNPEAVARKGREGRRNRLRGARGRGTLEKEKPPVFGMIQRCGLVVIQMLANVRRVTIEPLVKSTVLPGTLIYTDEYAIYNRLTEWGYKHKSVNHGAGEYARDEDGDGFHEVHVNTMEGFWSLLRGWLRPHRGISQEKLPFYLGFFEFVHNVGKRGKALLHSLVELLVK; via the coding sequence ATTGTAGCAGGGCATAAAGGCAATCCCGAAGCAGTAGCCCGAAAAGGCAGGGAAGGCCGTCGAAATCGTTTACGAGGTGCTCGTGGGCGGGGTACATTGGAAAAAGAGAAACCACCTGTATTCGGTATGATTCAGCGATGCGGTCTGGTAGTGATTCAAATGCTTGCTAATGTTCGCAGGGTAACTATTGAGCCCTTGGTAAAGTCGACCGTTTTGCCGGGGACTTTGATTTACACTGATGAATATGCGATCTACAATCGATTAACCGAGTGGGGGTACAAGCATAAGAGCGTGAATCACGGGGCTGGAGAATACGCCAGAGACGAGGATGGCGATGGTTTCCATGAAGTCCATGTCAATACCATGGAAGGCTTCTGGTCCTTGCTACGTGGTTGGTTGCGTCCTCATCGAGGCATCTCACAAGAGAAGCTCCCGTTCTATCTCGGTTTTTTCGAGTTCGTTCATAACGTCGGCAAACGGGGAAAGGCCCTGCTCCATTCGCTTGTCGAACTTTTGGTCAAATAA
- a CDS encoding transposase, translated as MQVNIKTLIDDTQCYNTVRELRWPEGRQCPYCDSKRIIKRGFDEKEPARQRYECKNCGKRFDDLTGTIFAGHHQPLKVWILCLYFMGLNLSNKQIAKELDLDRTDVQRMTTQLREGVIKKSLK; from the coding sequence ATGCAAGTAAACATAAAGACTCTGATTGATGATACGCAATGTTACAACACTGTTCGGGAGTTGCGCTGGCCGGAAGGACGTCAATGTCCGTATTGTGATTCCAAACGAATAATCAAAAGGGGTTTTGATGAAAAAGAACCTGCCAGACAACGTTATGAATGTAAAAATTGCGGCAAACGGTTTGATGACCTTACAGGCACCATCTTCGCTGGACATCACCAACCCCTCAAGGTATGGATATTGTGTCTGTATTTCATGGGGTTGAACTTGTCCAACAAGCAAATTGCCAAAGAACTGGACCTGGACCGCACTGATGTTCAAAGGATGACCACCCAACTTCGTGAAGGCGTGATAAAAAAAAGCCTCAAGTAA
- a CDS encoding AMP-binding protein has protein sequence MAMTDMSPQAAIDLWLKEYDGKAVSAAHFLCDRHARSPEKIALFYEDAEGNASKWTFRELKELSSKMAVFLRSIGVKKGDRVAVIDENGNETAPGEEGLFAVDTENSPLCWFRGYWQDEKGTKEKYVGENGRYCLAGDTVSKDEDGYLFFSGRSDDIILCAGYRIGPFEVESVLIKHPAVVEAAVVGVPDELRGETIKAFVSLKQGINGDEDLAEELKIWLMLRIRGLKC, from the coding sequence ATGGCAATGACGGACATGTCTCCGCAAGCGGCTATCGATCTCTGGTTAAAAGAGTATGACGGTAAAGCAGTTTCAGCAGCACACTTTTTGTGTGACCGCCATGCAAGGAGTCCTGAAAAGATTGCACTGTTCTATGAAGACGCAGAAGGTAATGCATCAAAATGGACTTTTCGGGAACTCAAGGAACTCTCCTCAAAAATGGCTGTTTTTTTAAGGTCCATCGGCGTAAAAAAAGGAGACCGGGTGGCGGTTATCGATGAAAACGGCAATGAAACGGCACCCGGAGAAGAGGGCCTTTTTGCCGTAGATACCGAGAACTCTCCTTTATGCTGGTTTCGCGGATACTGGCAGGATGAAAAGGGGACAAAGGAAAAATATGTGGGCGAAAATGGCCGATATTGCCTTGCCGGGGATACCGTAAGCAAAGATGAAGATGGCTATCTGTTCTTTAGCGGCCGATCGGATGATATTATCCTGTGCGCCGGCTACCGCATTGGGCCCTTTGAAGTGGAGAGTGTTCTGATCAAACACCCGGCAGTTGTGGAAGCAGCCGTGGTCGGGGTGCCCGATGAATTGCGAGGGGAAACCATTAAGGCCTTTGTGTCTCTAAAACAGGGCATCAACGGTGATGAGGACCTGGCCGAGGAGCTTAAAATTTGGCTCATGTTGCGTATCAGGGGCTTGAAATGTTAG
- a CDS encoding acyl-CoA dehydrogenase family protein yields the protein MFDYLLTKKQKKLKKEARDFVKSIPREMILNMDADKIQFPKEFLQEAAKRNLMGCRYPEKWGGRDMDWVSTCMVMEEIGVLGYIFACTFGVGAELVCDAIILHGNDAQKEKYVKPLLKGDIFAAECLTEPRGGSDFFGTATTAEDKGDHFILNGQKRFIVGGEGADYFLVYARTKLDAAPHKSISCFIVDRSKGVKSEYLYGLMGCRGGGASRLVFKDVKVPKENLLGELNQGVRIFNTMMIPERLGTAAMTIGAAAPAVDVATGYTSKRKAFGQPVAAFQGVSFQIAEAVTLLDASRAMIYTTARAVDEQINDKQIRRLVSQSKKFVTESCQKAAHNAMQVMGGIGYTNIYPVERIFRDLRLASIWTGTNEVMSIIIANEWYKEYRYKKKADRMRDIEPDAEEANAKDEKIFE from the coding sequence ATGTTTGATTACCTTTTGACCAAGAAACAAAAAAAGTTAAAAAAGGAAGCCCGGGATTTTGTAAAATCAATTCCAAGGGAAATGATCCTGAATATGGATGCCGACAAAATACAGTTTCCAAAGGAATTTTTGCAGGAAGCCGCGAAGCGTAACCTCATGGGATGCCGTTACCCGGAAAAATGGGGCGGCAGGGATATGGACTGGGTTTCCACCTGCATGGTCATGGAAGAAATCGGTGTCCTAGGATATATTTTCGCATGCACTTTTGGCGTTGGGGCGGAACTTGTATGCGATGCTATTATTCTGCACGGGAATGATGCCCAGAAGGAAAAATATGTCAAACCCCTCCTAAAAGGGGACATTTTTGCTGCGGAATGTCTGACCGAACCCAGAGGCGGTTCAGATTTTTTCGGCACGGCAACCACAGCGGAAGACAAGGGCGATCATTTTATCCTTAATGGCCAGAAACGGTTTATTGTCGGCGGAGAAGGCGCGGATTATTTTCTGGTCTATGCGCGGACCAAACTTGATGCAGCGCCTCACAAATCCATTTCCTGTTTTATTGTCGATCGGTCCAAGGGCGTTAAAAGCGAGTACCTTTACGGTCTTATGGGCTGCAGAGGGGGCGGTGCTTCTCGCCTGGTATTCAAGGACGTTAAAGTGCCGAAAGAAAATTTGCTGGGAGAACTCAATCAAGGCGTCCGGATATTTAATACCATGATGATACCGGAACGCCTGGGAACGGCTGCCATGACCATTGGTGCGGCTGCACCAGCGGTTGATGTGGCCACAGGCTACACGTCAAAGCGCAAGGCATTCGGCCAACCCGTGGCGGCCTTCCAGGGCGTTTCCTTCCAGATCGCGGAGGCGGTTACGCTTCTGGATGCTTCCCGTGCAATGATTTATACAACCGCCAGGGCTGTAGACGAACAGATAAATGACAAACAGATTAGGAGGCTGGTCTCCCAATCAAAAAAATTTGTTACAGAATCATGTCAGAAGGCAGCCCACAACGCAATGCAGGTAATGGGTGGTATTGGGTACACGAACATTTATCCTGTGGAACGAATTTTCAGGGATCTTCGATTGGCTTCCATTTGGACAGGTACCAATGAAGTGATGTCCATAATCATTGCCAATGAATGGTACAAGGAATACCGGTATAAGAAAAAAGCGGATAGGATGCGTGATATAGAACCGGATGCAGAAGAAGCAAATGCAAAAGACGAAAAAATATTTGAGTAG